The following are from one region of the Vidua macroura isolate BioBank_ID:100142 unplaced genomic scaffold, ASM2450914v1 whyUn_scaffold_270, whole genome shotgun sequence genome:
- the FARSA gene encoding LOW QUALITY PROTEIN: phenylalanine--tRNA ligase alpha subunit (The sequence of the model RefSeq protein was modified relative to this genomic sequence to represent the inferred CDS: deleted 6 bases in 4 codons): protein MTSSCGFVASRRPPQPPARPPPATPNMAPTTLGTGRAPHPRWRTRRHRPPPRGTSGSPGSLPAGPGSLPAMAPSVAERLLERLEQAAPPGGLCSIEAAAQLGVDHQTLVGAVKSLQALGEVIEAEARTATRWELSPEGEEVLRDGSPEARLFRSLPEEGLPQGEGHGGYRRGGRHRRPPPRSSRPPCAPQKLPGGSLGFSKAMANKWVRLDKGAAGGPRVLRAVPSVQDTVQQHLGQVRAGGSLPERERAELKRRKLLLEVTLKSYWIRKGSAFSTAVARPETELTPEMIATGSWRQLPFKPYNFSSLGLPPACGHLHPLLKVRSELRQIFLEMGFTEMPTDNFVESSFWNFDALFQPQQHPARDQHDTFFLQTPAEAPQLPPGYYSKVKKVHSQGGYGSQGYRYEWKVEEARKNLLRTHTTSASARAPVPAGTAGLGAWGGSPPVKYFSIDRVFRNESLDATHLAEFHQVEGLVADRGLTLGHLMGILRQFFTKLGISQLRFKPAYNPYTEPSMDCSSYHEGLKKWVEVGTRGSFRPELLLPMGLPENVSVIAWGLSLERPTMIKYGINNIRELVGHRVNLQMVYDSPMCRLDV from the exons CCAACATGGCGCCCACCACGCTCGGCACGGGGCGTGCGCCACACCCAAGATGGCGAACGCGCCGACACCGCCCCCCTCCGCGAGGCACTTCCGGCTCGCCGGGATCACttccggcggggccgggctctCTTCCGGCCATGGCGCCGAGCGTGGCGGAGCGGCTCCTGGAGCGGCTGGAGCAGGCCGCGCCTCCCGGCGGGCTCTGCAGCATCGAGGCCGCCGCCCAGCTCGGCGTCGACCACCAGACGCTCGTGGGCGCCGTCAAGAGCCTCCAGGCGCTGGGCGAG GTGATCGAGGCGGAGGCGCGGACGGCCACGCGATGGGAGCTGAGCCCCGAGGGCGAGGAGGTGCTGCGGGACGGCAGCCCCGAGGCGCGGCTGTTCCGGAGCCTCCCCGAGGAGGGGCTGCCGCAGGGCGAAGGCCATGGTGGGTACCGGAGGGGCGGGCGGCACCGGCGGCCTCCGCCGCGCTCCTCACGGCCGCCGTGTGCCCCGCAGAAGCTGCCCGGAGGCTCCTTGGGCTTCAGCAAGGCCATGGCCAACAAGTGGGTGCGCCTGGATAAGGGAGCGGCCGGCGGCCCCCGCGTGCTCCGCGCC GTGCCCTCGGTGCAGGACACggtgcagcagcacctggggcaggtgagggccGGGGGGTCCCTGCCCGAGCGGGAGCGCGCCGAGCTCAAGAGGAGGAAGCTGCTCCTGGAAGT GACCCTCAAGTCCTACTGGATCCGCAAGGGCAGCGCCTTCAGCACGGCCGTGGCGCGGCCGGAGACGGAGCTGACCCCGGAGATGATCGCCAC GGGCTCCTGGCGCCAGCTGCCCTTCAAACCCTACAACTTCTCCTCGCTGGGGCTGCCCCCGGCCTGCGGCCACCTGCACCCCCTGCTCAAGGTGCGCTCGGAGCTGCGCCAGATCTTCCTGGAGATGGG GTTCACGGAGATGCCCACGGATAACTTCGTGGAGAGCTCCTTCTGGAACTTCGACGCGCTCTTCCAGCCGCAGCAGCACCCGGCCCGCGACCAGCACGACACCTTCTTCCT CCAGACCCCCGCCGAAGCCCCCCAGTTGCCCCCTGGCTACTACTCCAAGGTGAAGAAG GTGCACTCGCAGGGAGGCTACGGCTCACAGGG GTACAGGTACGAGTGGAAGGTGGAGGAGGCACGGAAGAACCTGCTGAGGACCCACACCACGTCAGCCAGCGCCCGCGCCCCTGTTCCGGCTGGCACGGCAGGTCTGGGGGCTTGGGGAGG TTCACCCCCCGTGAAATATTTCTCCATCGACCGCGTGTTCCGCAACGAGAGCCTGGACGCGACGCACTTGGCCGAGTTCCACCAGGTCGAGGGGCTCGTGGCCGACCGG GGGCTCACCCTGGGCCACCTCATGGGCATCCTCCGGCAGTTCTTCACCAAGCTGG GGATCTCCCAGCTGCGTTTCAAACCCGCCTACAACCCCTACACGGAGCCCAGCATGGAT TGTTCAAGCTACCACGagg GGCTGAAGAAGTGGGTGGAGGTGGGA ACTCGGGGGTCTTTCCGCcccgagctgctgctgcccatgggGCTCCCCGAGAACGTCTCCGTCATCGCCTGGGGGCTCTCTCTGGAGCG ACCCACCATGATCAAATACGGCATCAACAACATCCGGGAGCTCGTGGGGCACCGCGTCAACCTGCAGATGGTCTACGACAGCCCCATGTGCCGCCTGGACGTCTGA